One Methanomassiliicoccales archaeon genomic window carries:
- a CDS encoding CBS domain-containing protein, with the protein MTSSRTALVPQLPDLDKIRQMRKRLNLSQRELAGLAGVSQSLIAKIERGTIDPSYSNVRKILAAFEEVIRRRKVEGVRSGTQLTVGDLATRGVIFVTPDQNVGEAVERMMKGRFTQLPVIVGDRIVGGVTDDAIRDYTIEQTKTKKKTYEEVMRTHIEEIMDAPFPILSEDTPIDLASFHLQREEAILVSRKGAIVGILTSADFLNLGMNQ; encoded by the coding sequence ATGACATCGTCTAGGACCGCCCTGGTGCCGCAACTTCCCGATTTGGACAAGATACGGCAGATGAGAAAAAGATTGAACCTGTCCCAGCGAGAGCTGGCCGGGTTGGCTGGGGTTAGCCAGTCTCTGATAGCCAAGATCGAGAGAGGGACCATCGACCCTTCCTACAGCAACGTGCGCAAGATATTGGCGGCCTTCGAGGAGGTCATAAGGAGACGCAAGGTGGAAGGCGTGCGCTCCGGGACCCAGCTGACCGTTGGGGACCTGGCGACCCGAGGTGTGATATTCGTCACCCCTGACCAGAACGTGGGCGAGGCGGTGGAGAGGATGATGAAGGGGCGTTTCACTCAGTTGCCTGTTATCGTTGGCGATAGGATCGTCGGAGGCGTCACCGACGACGCCATAAGGGATTACACCATCGAACAGACCAAGACCAAGAAGAAAACATACGAGGAGGTCATGCGAACCCATATCGAGGAGATCATGGACGCTCCGTTCCCCATTTTGAGCGAGGACACTCCCATCGACCTGGCGTCATTCCATCTGCAAAGAGAGGAGGCCATATTGGTCTCCCGCAAGGGGGCCATCGTGGGCATCCTTACCAGTGCTGACTTTCTGAACCTGGGAATGAACCAGTGA
- a CDS encoding METTL5 family protein: MRRKDLEILLQSLDRFQSPKPELEQYSTPAVIAAEMLFGALARGHIEGRKVLDLGCGTGLLGIGAALLGASSVVGVDKDPIALEQAKANAVKAGVEIDIRQADVDVFSEKADTVIMNPPFGAQRKGADRPFLSTAMHCAPVIYSLHLSQTEAFVQRYVAREGFTAEVLKRYKFGIPYMFEFHSKAKKDVDVTLFCILKLGVFE; this comes from the coding sequence ATGAGACGTAAGGACCTGGAGATATTGTTGCAGTCTTTGGACAGGTTCCAAAGTCCTAAGCCCGAATTGGAGCAGTATTCCACCCCCGCGGTCATCGCTGCCGAGATGTTGTTCGGAGCTCTGGCCCGTGGGCACATAGAAGGACGGAAGGTGCTTGACCTGGGCTGTGGCACCGGTCTTCTGGGGATAGGGGCTGCATTGTTGGGCGCGTCATCGGTGGTCGGGGTGGATAAGGACCCAATAGCATTGGAACAGGCCAAGGCTAACGCTGTCAAAGCTGGCGTGGAGATCGATATTCGACAGGCAGATGTGGATGTCTTCTCGGAAAAGGCGGACACGGTGATCATGAACCCTCCTTTCGGTGCGCAGAGAAAAGGGGCGGACCGGCCATTTCTCAGTACTGCCATGCACTGCGCCCCTGTGATCTATTCCCTGCATCTTAGCCAGACCGAGGCGTTCGTCCAGCGTTATGTGGCCCGGGAGGGGTTCACTGCGGAGGTGCTAAAAAGGTATAAATTCGGGATTCCTTATATGTTCGAATTCCATAGCAAGGCGAAGAAGGATGTCGACGTCACGCTATTCTGCATTCTCAAATTAGGTGTATTCGAATGA